One stretch of Balneola sp. MJW-20 DNA includes these proteins:
- a CDS encoding aldo/keto reductase, with amino-acid sequence MELETVGNSGIVVSKLGFGCMSLEGSQKYITNLIRKAVDHGITLFDTADMYDQGQNEVWLGNALAGVRDEVVLATKVGHNWGAEGYTWDPSYDSIIKGVEGSLRRLQTDHIDLYQLHGGTLEDPIDDLIRAMEELKKSGKIREWGISSIRPNVIREYLHRTKPAAIMMQYSLFDRRPEEECLDLLHKNNIGVLARGPIAKGLLAGKAPRAYLDHSDEEIKNYQKILRSLGDPLSIALDYLRENKAVSSSVVGIRTVEQLDQIIHAWDHKPHDSITKKIAGLIPASLYTNHR; translated from the coding sequence ATGGAATTAGAAACAGTGGGTAACAGCGGAATAGTAGTCAGCAAGCTTGGTTTCGGTTGCATGTCTCTGGAAGGCTCTCAGAAATACATCACGAATCTGATCCGGAAGGCGGTTGATCATGGCATCACTCTATTTGATACCGCAGATATGTATGATCAGGGACAAAATGAGGTCTGGCTGGGTAATGCACTTGCCGGGGTTCGTGATGAGGTGGTACTGGCAACTAAGGTCGGTCACAACTGGGGTGCAGAAGGTTATACCTGGGATCCGTCATACGACAGCATCATTAAAGGAGTGGAAGGCAGTCTCAGGAGACTTCAAACCGATCATATAGATCTGTATCAGCTTCATGGAGGTACTCTGGAGGATCCGATAGATGACCTGATCAGAGCAATGGAAGAATTAAAAAAAAGCGGAAAGATCCGGGAATGGGGTATATCCTCCATTCGACCTAATGTGATAAGAGAATATCTGCACCGAACTAAACCAGCGGCAATTATGATGCAGTATTCACTGTTTGACCGGCGACCTGAAGAAGAATGCCTGGATCTCCTGCATAAGAATAATATAGGGGTACTGGCGAGAGGTCCTATTGCTAAGGGATTGCTTGCAGGCAAAGCACCCCGGGCCTACCTGGATCATTCTGATGAGGAGATCAAAAACTATCAAAAGATCCTCAGATCACTCGGGGATCCGCTATCCATAGCACTGGATTATCTGCGGGAAAATAAAGCCGTCTCTTCATCAGTAGTCGGAATTCGTACCGTAGAACAGCTCGATCAGATCATACATGCCTGGGACCATAAACCACATGACAGTATCACAAAAAAAATTGCAGGACTTATTCCCGCCTCCTTATATACAAATCACCGCTAA
- a CDS encoding phenylalanine 4-monooxygenase, whose protein sequence is MQQNYDAYTSEDQEVWKILSRRQIENLPGKAHPEYMSCLKEMQDVLNERAIPKFEELNEVLLAKHGWSITVVPGLIPVEDFFQLLKDRKFSASTWLRKMSELDYLEEPDMFHDIFGHIPLLMNEAYADFVQKLGALGVKFIDDPKIVKQLQRLYWFTIEFGLIKEQNKSLIYGAGIISSSGETDHVMNDNISIKEYNIYDIIEQDFITSEIQTLYFEINDFEQLFSSIEGLEESLLELKSETA, encoded by the coding sequence ATGCAACAAAACTATGATGCCTATACTTCCGAGGATCAGGAAGTATGGAAGATCCTATCCAGACGACAGATCGAAAACCTGCCCGGTAAAGCACATCCGGAGTATATGTCCTGCCTAAAAGAAATGCAGGATGTTTTAAATGAAAGAGCGATTCCTAAATTTGAAGAACTGAATGAAGTGTTGCTTGCCAAACATGGGTGGAGCATCACTGTTGTACCGGGTCTGATACCGGTTGAGGATTTCTTTCAGCTGCTAAAAGACCGCAAATTCAGTGCCTCAACCTGGTTGCGTAAAATGAGCGAACTCGACTATCTGGAGGAACCCGATATGTTTCATGATATCTTCGGACATATCCCCCTCCTGATGAATGAAGCTTATGCCGATTTCGTACAAAAACTGGGGGCGCTGGGTGTTAAATTCATTGATGACCCAAAGATCGTTAAACAGCTGCAGAGGCTGTACTGGTTCACCATCGAGTTCGGATTGATCAAAGAACAGAATAAGTCACTCATTTACGGCGCCGGCATCATTTCTTCTTCCGGAGAAACCGATCACGTCATGAATGATAATATCTCGATCAAAGAATATAATATCTATGATATCATCGAACAGGACTTCATTACTTCTGAGATACAGACACTCTATTTCGAGATCAATGATTTCGAACAGCTATTTTCCTCTATAGAAGGACTGGAAGAAAGTCTGCTGGAGCTCAAAAGCGAGACAGCATAG